In the Topomyia yanbarensis strain Yona2022 chromosome 3, ASM3024719v1, whole genome shotgun sequence genome, one interval contains:
- the LOC131693995 gene encoding vanin-like protein 1: MTNSLRINKLVTVFWNRQLSSNSRGHMMTTANIIKLSAPSDDHYWAGVVEFSYKEKETEAPDVNTAKNLDRYIQLINSTEADPVDIMVFPEYGLNAIETASFVPAPSERIAPCNNYEYEAIVRDLSCVARMRKKYLVVNLVEKALCPEDSDWRVCAADGLYRFNTNVVFDRNGFVIARYRKYNLFDEPGINTTAWAEAVRFETDFGVTFGTFTCFDLMFEQPALSLIRDGVTDIIFPTMWFSELPFLTAAQIQQAWAYQNNVNFLASGTSYPEIGSTGTGVFAGKRGRIVAVMNYQADVKLYVAQVPKIDRPEATIVKQPIVKYDPSAMKTLDLKRDFIDVYETVNLPLESNNDYKLTLCQNLLCCNFTLNYTVTLPTSNQQFYRYRLAVNDGMRTFGGFADGNITTCAIFACTGDKLESCATRFDNPSATVEAMQFNSIDLHGVFPSGEGVLLLPNSVDMSIMPLEVDEFEYSERQFVQDSEPSRSE, translated from the exons ATGACTAATTCGCTTAGGATAAATAAACTAGTGACGGTGTTCTGGAATAGGCAGCTCTCAAGCAATTCCCGGGGTCACATGATGACGACGGCCAACATCATTAAG TTATCTGCTCCCTCCGATGACCATTACTGGGCGGGAGTTGTGGAGTTCAGCTACAAAGAAAAAGAAACCGAAGCCCCCGATGTCAATACCGCAAAAAATCTCGACCGATACATTCAGCTTATCAATTCCACGGAAGCGGATCCGGTAGATATCATGGTCTTTCCGGAGTACGGATTAAACGCAATTGAAACAGCGTCGTTTGTTCCCGCTCCTTCTGAACGCATCGCTCCCTGCAATAACTATGAGTATGAGGCTATTGTTCGTGATTTGTCCTGTGTTGCCAGAATGCGTAAAAAGTATTTGGTTGTCAATCTAGTAGAGAAGGCGCTTTGTCCTGAAGATAGCGATTGGAGGGTATGCGCAGCCGATGGACTGTATCGCTTCAATACGAACGTAGTGTTTGACCGAAACGGGTTTGTCATCGCACGTTACCGGAAGTACAATCTTTTCGATGAACCCGGTATAAATACGACCGCTTGGGCGGAAGCGGTACGCTTTGAAACGGATTTCGGAGTCACATTTGGCACGTTTACCTGTTTCGATTTAATGTTCGAACAACCAGCTCTGAGCCTAATCCGTGATGGAGTAACCGATATAATTTTCCCAACTATGTGGTTTTCGGAGTTACCTTTCCTAACCGCTGCGCAGATTCAGCAAGCATGGGCGTACCAGAACAATGTTAACTTTTTGGCATCGGGTACCAGCTATCCGGAAATTGGAAGCACCGGAACCGGAGTGTTTGCTGGAAAACGTGGACGAATCGTAGCCGTTATGAACTACCAAGCAGATGT GAAGTTGTACGTAGCTCAGGTACCGAAGATAGACAGACCGGAAGCTACCATAGTAAAACAACCCATCGTGAAGTATGACCCGTCCGCAATGAAAACCCTAGATTTGAAACGTGACTTTATCGATGTTTACGAAACCGTCAATCTTCCTTTGGAGAGCAACAACGATTACAAACTAACGTTGTGTCAAAATCTACTTTGTTGTAATTTCACTCTCAACTATACTGTCACTTTACCGACGTCTAATCAG CAATTCTATCGCTACCGGTTGGCAGTGAACGATGGAATGCGTACGTTTGGTGGTTTTGCGGACGGTAACATTACTACTTGTGCCATCTTCGCCTGCACGGGAGACAAGCTGGAGTCCTGTGCGACGCGTTTCGATAATCCTTCTGCTACAGTTGAGGCTATGCAATTTAATTCAATCGATTTGCATGGAGTCTTTCCAAGCGGCGAAGGCGTGCTCCTGTTGCCGAACAGTGTTGACATGAGTATTATGCCCCTGGAAGTGGACGAGTTCGAGTACAGTGAGCGGCAGTTTGTTCAAGATTC TGAgccttcccgatcagaatga